ccttcccagaTCTTCGAGGATTGGCCTTCATTTTCCCCCAAGGGAGCATTGACTCCTACGTCACTTTGCCATCTCCCCAAGAAGAACCCCTCCAAAACTTCACCATCTGCCTGGCGGCTTTCTCCGACGCCGTTAGATGGGTCACTCTGTTCTCTTACGCCACCCGGCACCAGGACAGAGAGATTGCAATTTATAAGGGGCGCTGGGGTGAGTTTTGGCAGTACGAGGTCTACATCGGGGGAACCGCCACCAGTTTCCGAATCAAAGGCGCCTCGGTGTCTTGGCAGTATCTCTGCATCAGCTGGGGATCGGAGACCGGGGTCCTCACTGTTCAGGTAGACACCAAGATCCTGCCCCGCAAAGTGGTGAAGAAAGGCTATTCCATTGGGCCAAATGCTGTGATCATGTTGGGACAGGACTACCCCTCCCACGCAAAGCGTATGATCAGCGGGAGTCCATTCAGCGGGGAGATTACAGAGGTGGACATGTGGAATTATACCATCCCCAACAGAGATCTGGGGTCTTTCCCATCATATCCCCCCATCATCAGCTGGCGAAACCTGCAGTACGAACTGAAAGGCGATatagccctggagagctgcagttTCCACTGAGTAGGAAAACGGCCATCAGCTTCCCTTGGGCGGCCCTCCATACCCTGTGATTTGGCTTCTCCCCGGACACCGCTGCAAGAGGCCGCGCCTCCTGGGCAAAAGACTCCGCCTCCTTTCCCCTCAGTGTCACCTTTCACCTCTCACCTCTGCACAAAAATGTCACTGCCCATGGCCTGCCCTGACAATGGAAGAACTTTTGGCTGTGAATGTCTGGTGGGGGGGAacattaggaacctaggaagctgccatatactgagtcagaaccttggtctatctagctcaggattgtcttcacagactggcagcggcttctccaagattgcaggcaggagcctctctcagcccca
The Hemicordylus capensis ecotype Gifberg chromosome 14, rHemCap1.1.pri, whole genome shotgun sequence genome window above contains:
- the LOC128336939 gene encoding mucosal pentraxin-like isoform X2 — encoded protein: MQTPEPDCLSRPSWTSLSLLLTAGGPLEMETLWIPVLFLACLSGASAQEDLRGLAFIFPQGSIDSYVTLPSPQEEPLQNFTICLAAFSDAVRWVTLFSYATRHQDREIAIYKGRWGEFWQYEVYIGGTATSFRIKGASVSWQYLCISWGSETGVLTVQVDTKILPRKVVKKGYSIGPNAVIMLGQDYPSHAKRMISGSPFSGEITEVDMWNYTIPNRDLGSFPSYPPIISWRNLQYELKGDIALESCSFH